Proteins encoded together in one Telopea speciosissima isolate NSW1024214 ecotype Mountain lineage chromosome 6, Tspe_v1, whole genome shotgun sequence window:
- the LOC122665713 gene encoding probable leucine-rich repeat receptor-like protein kinase At1g35710, which produces MAYYSTTTPTPSFLLFFFPTLAAFLWSLLFFSSSSAAYATTTGLVSLQLSSSEAEALLKWKATLLSYSVAALDSWKLTTTSSPSPNTTSTNTTSSSCNWFGITCNKVGSVVEINLPETELQGTLDNFTFSSFPNLLRLNLSLNELTGPIPEHVGSLSKLTHLDLSYNNLSSVIPPTLSNLSSLQFLDLDYNDINGTIPLELGNMNSLVVLSLGWNKLTGMIPPVLANLSNIRFLYLHNIELSGPIPSELLGFRV; this is translated from the coding sequence ATGGCTTACTATTCCACCACCACTCCGACTCCTTCCTTCttgttattcttctttccaactCTTGCAGCGTTTCTTTGGtcgcttctcttcttctcttcttcatctgctGCTTATGCAACTACAACTGGGCTCGTCTCTCTTCAGTTGTCATCAAGTGAAGCAGAGGCTCTCCTCAAATGGAAAGCCACTCTCCTAAGCTACTCTGTTGCTGCTCTCGATTCTTGGAAGCTTACTACtacatcatcaccatctcccaACACTACCAGTACTAATACCACTTCATCATCATGCAACTGGTTTGGCATAACTTGCAACAAAGTTGGAAGCGTGGTTGAGATTAACCTTCCCGAAACAGAGCTGCAAGGTACGCTTGACAActtcactttctcttcattTCCTAATCTCCTCCGTCTCAATCTCAGCCTCAATGAACTCACAGGACCCATACCCGAGCATGTTGGTAGTCTCTCCAAACTCACCCACCTCGATCTCTCCTATAATAATCTTTCCAGCGTTATACCTCCCACCTTGAGTAATTTAAGCAGCCTACAATTCTTAGACCTCGATTACAATGATATCAATGGCACGATACCATTAGAGCTAGGAAATATGAACAGTCTGGTTGTATTGTCACTGGGATGGAATAAATTAACCGGTATGATTCCCCCTGTCCTGGCTAATTTAAGCAACATTCGCTTTCTGTACCTGCATAACATTGAACTCAGTGGTCCAATACCATCAGaactgttagggtttagggtttaa
- the LOC122665328 gene encoding MDIS1-interacting receptor like kinase 2-like, translated as MKNLVDLEISQNKLSGQIPHSLANLSKLESLYLHENQLSGSLPSEIGDLKNLVDLNIAQNKLSGPIPHSLANLSKLEALSLFENQLSGPIPQDLGSQASIVIIYMSNNLLFGSLPQQICQGRSLQKLTVDNNSLMGPIPDLRNCTSLSRVRLENNLFVGNITNSFGVHPHLYYIDMSHNRLYGELSPNWGECKNLSVLKISGNNISGKIPSEVGQLTRLGLLDLSFNKLFGEIPKELGSLSSLFNLYLNDNQFSGHVPVEIGKLINLEHLDLSSNMLTGSIPTQLGQCSKLLSLNLSCNSLNGSIPSQIGDLVFLQIQLDLSHNSISGLIPSQLAQLVMLEILNLSHNIITGSIPLSLEDMISLESLDLSYNQLEGVVPNNRVFRHAASPQAFRNNKGLCGELQGLLPCNRSRTSKGYGKNGHKVLISIIASLIGTVFLAFATIVVLFLLRKKVKKGNVEAIRRNHGNIFSIWNFDGKIAYEDIIQATEDFDAKYCVGAGTYGSVYKAILPTGHVVALKKFHPLEGEVIVDESFGNEMCVLTNIRHRNIVKLYGFCSHPRCMFLVYEYMEKGTLANILSSQAEVVELDWMKRVNVIKSVASALSYLHHDCIPPIIHWDISSKNILLDLELEACVSDFGIARLLKPDSPNWTSLKGTHGYIAPELAYTMALTDKCDVYSFGVLILEIIMGRHPGELISSLRSPVGQKMLLRDMLDPRLTFPSDQKVAKAVVSVVRIAIACLRNHPQSRPTMHQVSKELLGHRPSFVEHFYTITVDDLNDIEVQYL; from the exons ATGAAAAATCTGGTTGACTTGGAGATTTCTCAAAACAAACTCAGCGGTCAAATCCCTCATTCTCTAGCTAACTTAAGTAAACTAGAGAGTCTCTACTTGCATGAGAATCAATTATCCGGTTCGCTTCCTTCAGAAATTGGAGACTTGAAGAATCTAGTTGACTTGAATATTGCTCAAAACAAACTCAGCGGTCCAATCCCTCATTCTCTGGCTAATTTAAGTAAACTAGAGGCTCTCAGTTTGTTTGAAAACCAATTATCTGGTCCCATACCTCAAGACTTAGGTAGCCAAGCATCCATTGTAATAATTTATATGTCTAACAACCTTTTATTTGGAAGCTTACCACAACAAATATGCCAAGGACGATCACTTCAAAAATTAACGGTTGACAACAATAGTCTCATGGGTCCTATTCCAGATTTGAGAAATTGCACAAGTTTGAGTAGAGTTCGACTTGAAAACAACCTATTTGTAGGAAATATAACAAACAGTTTTGGTGTACATCCACATCTTTATTACATTGATATGAGTCACAATAGACTATATGGAGAGCTTTCACCAAATTGGGGAGAATGTAAGAATTTGTCAGTGCTAAAGATTTCTGGAAACAATATTAGTGGAAAGATACCATCTGAGGTTGGTCAGCTAACTCGACTTGGACTACTTGACCTTTCTTTCAACAAACTTTTTGGAGAAATACCAAAGGAACTCGGTAGCTTATCCAGTTTGTTCAACTTATATTTAAATGACAACCAGTTTTCAGGGCATGTACCAGTGGAAATCGGCAAATTAATCAATTTGGAGCATCTAGACTTATCATCAAACATGCTAACTGGATCAATCCCCACCCAACTTGGTCAATGCTCCAAACTGTTGTCATTAAATTTGAGTTGTAATTCATTGAATGGAAGCATTCCATCTCAAATTGGAGATCTAGTATTCCTACAAATTCAATTGGACCTTAGTCATAACTCAATCAGTGGACTGATACCATCACAGCTTGCACAGTTGGTGATGTTGGAAATTTTGAATCTATCCCACAATATAATCACAGGTTCCATCCCCCTTTCTCTCGAAGATATGATTAGCTTAGAATCTCTTGATTTGTCCTATAATCAGTTGGAGGGTGTTGTTCCTAACAATAGGGTTTTCAGACATGCTGCTTCACCACAAGCATTTAGAAACAACAAAGGGTTATGTGGTGAACTTCAAGGTCTACTTCCCTGCAATCGATCTCGTACAAGTAAGGGATATGGTAAAAATGGACACAAAGTCCTCATATCCATCATTGCTTCTTTGATAGGAACTGTGTTCCTAGCATTTGCAACTATTGTTGTTCTTTTCCTCTTGcgaaaaaaagtgaaaaaaggaAATGTAGAAGCAATAAGAAGAAACCATGGaaatatattttcaatttgGAATTTCGATGGCAAGATTGCTTATGAGGACATAATTCAAGCAACAGAGGATTTTGATGCCAAATATTGCGTTGGAGCTGGAACTTATGGGAGTGTTTACAAAGCAATCCTGCCTACAGGTCATGTAGTAGCCTTGAAGAAGTTCCATCCATTGGAAGGTGAGGTGATAGTTGATGAAAGCTTTGGGAATGAGATGTGTGTATTAACAAATATAAGGCATCGGAACATTGTCAAACTTTATGGGTTCTGCTCTCATCCACGATGCATGTTTCTTGTTTACGAGTACATGGAAAAAGGAACCTTAGCAAATATCTTGAGCAGTCAAGCAGAGGTTGTGGAGTTGGATTGGATGAAAAGAGTAAATGTCATCAAAAGTGTGGCCAGTGCTTTGTCTTACTTGCATCATGATTGTATTCCACCAATAATTCATTGGGATATTTCAAGCAAAAATATATTGCTGGACTTGGAACTTGAGGCTTgtgtatctgattttggtattGCACGACTGTTAAAGCCAGACTCACCTAATTGGACGTCACTCAAAGGAACTCATGGATATATTGCTCCAG AGCTTGCTTACACCATGGCTTTAACTGATAAATGTGATGTATATAGTTTCGGAGTATTGATATTGGAAATAATTATGGGAAGACATCCAGGGGAGCTCATCTCATCTTTAAGGTCACCAGTTGGCCAAAAGATGCTATTAAGGGACATGTTAGACCCACGTCTCACCTTTCCATCAGATCAAAAGGTTGCAAAGGCTGTGGTTTCTGTTGTGAGAATAGCAATTGCATGTTTACGCAATCACCCACAATCCCGCCCAACTATGCATCAAGTATCAAAAGAGCTACTTGGTCACCGACCATCATTTGTGGAGCATTTTTATACAATTACTGTAGATGACCTAAATGATATTGAAGTACAATACTTGTGA